The Pseudomonas fluorescens genome segment CGAAGCCGGATCGCTCCAGACGGCCGGCATCTGCGCCAGCCCCTTGGGCACCATCAACTTATCCACACCCGCCCGCGCTTGAGCCGTCACACCCGGCAACTCGCTCAGGGGCAACGATGCCTGTTGCGTCCAGATCAGCCTGACCGGTGGCAACTGGCGAACGATCCGCTCCCGCGTGGACTCATCGAGATTTTCTGCTTTGTTCAATATCAGCAAACCGGCATTCGGGATCGCCTCCCGCTGCGCTGGCGGTAGCATCTTGTCCGCCGCCATGGCCTGGGCATCCAGCACCAGAACGCAGGGCTGAACGGCGAGAACGCCTTGCCATGGTGCCTCGCTCAGTTGTTGCAGCAACTGCGCCGGATGCCCTAATCCGGAAGGCTCGATGAACAGGCGATCCGGCTGAGCCTTGCGCAATAAACGTCCCAGCCCGATCTGAAACGGCGCACCGTTCACGCAACACAAACAGCCCCCGGCCACTTCGCCCAGTGCGATACCATCGGCGTCCCGGGTCAACAGCGCAGCGTCGAGGCCGATCTGGCCAAACTCGTTGATCAGCACCGCCCAGCGCTCGCCGGCCGGTCGCTGCGCCATGAGCTGGCGAATCAGGCTGGTCTTGCCGGCACCCAAGGGACCTGCAATGACGTGGGTGGGAATGTTCTGCAACATGGTCAAGGTTTTCTGGAGGTGGGGAATGCGGTGGATGGGATGGTCGTTGCTGTTGGCGTTGGTGTCGGGCGAAGCGCTGGCCCAGGCCTGTGTGGTGCACAGCCAGGCAGAACGCCTCGACGTGAAGGTCTGCCAGCAGAACCGCAACATCCCGGAGAAACTGTTCAATGACGGCTTCTGCCAACCCACGCTGGCGGGGCAAAAGGTCGACGTGCAGTACGTCGATCAATGTCCCGCCGGGGCGTTTGGCGTGTGCAGCAACGCGCAAGTCGCCAATATGCCTTATCGCCAGGATATCCACTATTACGGCGTGGCCACTGATGCGGCCTATTTGAAGCCGTACTGCGAAAGCCAGAGCCAGGGCAACTGGCTCAAGCCTTGAGGTGTCAGCCCAGCCAGTCGAGGGTCAACATCAGACGCCGTTCACCCGGCGCCGGTTGCGGTGAGCGATGGATCAATCCGAAACCTTCGTTACCGTGCCACTTCTCCCCTTTGAGCAACGCCACTTCGCCGCTGGCCAGTTGCTGAATCCGCGATTTTTCCTGCGGCTCGGCCAGTGGTTTTCCCAGTTGCTGGCGATCCATTTCCCCTTCCTTCAACCACTCGCTGCCGACGCCGGCGTAGGTGGTGATCAATCGCACGGGCACATGATCGACGTGAAAACGCGGGCACATCGCCTTGTCCAGTACACGCAACCGCAAGCCGATCCGCCGCGCGCCGAGCAGGCAGGCGAAGGCGCCGACCAGCCATTTCAGGTCGGCGATAAAACCTTCGTAGCCTTCCAGATCGCGGAATTCGCTGGCCAGCCCGGTCAGGTCTGGATCGACGTCCTCGTCATGTAGCTCCAGGCACAACGCTTCGGCGTAGGGCTCATTGAGTGACAGCGATAATTTCGCAAAATCGGCGACATGCAGCGGTAGCTGCCGCTGCCAGATGGCGAGGTTGATTTCATCTTCAAGAATGCTCGCCAGCGCTTGCGGGGTTGGGCCAAGGACTTGATCACGCGTCACGTTTTGCAGCGGTTTGAGGGCAAACATCATGCGGCCTCGTCATGCCAGGGGCCGAACGGATCGGCCAGCAATCGCCAGCCTTCGACACCGAGCGCCATCTCCGCATCGGTCAGCAGACAGTCGTCCAGAGCTGACTTGAGTTGTGCGAAATCGATGTTTTGGCCGATAAACACCAACTCTTGGCGGCAGTCTCCTACGCTCGCGGTCCAGTTTTCCATGATCGCAGCGGTGCTTTCCTGATCCTGTGGCCATTGATTCTTCGGCACGAAACGCCACCAGCGCCCGGCGAAACCGTGGCGCATCAAGCCACCCGCCTGGGACCAACTGCCGGCATCCGTGGGTTTGCTCGCGAGCCAGAAGAACCCTTTTGATCGCAGCAGCTTGCCGTTCACCCAAGTCTGATTGATGAAGTCGAAAAAACGCTGAGGATGAAAGGGGCGACGCGCGCGGTAGGCCGTGGAGGCGATACCGTATTCATCGGTTTCCGGCACATGCTCGCCACGCAACTCCTGAAGCCAGCCCGGGGCCGTTGCAGCCCTGTCGAAATCGAACCGGTGAGTGTTGAGGATCTTCTCCAGCGGCACTTCGCCCATCACCATCGGGATGATTTCAGCGTTAGCGTTCAGCCGCTTGAGGATCGCCATCAGCTCTTCCCGCTCACTGCTGCTGATCAGATCGATCTTGCTGATCAACAGAACATCGGCGAACTCGATCTGTTCGATCAACAGATCGGTGATCGAACGCTCATCTTCTTCACCGAGGATTTCGCCACGGGAAGCCAGGCTTTCGGCGGCCTGGAAATCAGGCAGGAAATTCAGGCCGTCGACTACAGTGACCATGGTGTCGAGGCGAGCGATGTCAGCAAGGCTCTGGCCCTGTTCGTCGCGGAAGGTGAAGGTCTCGGCAATCGGCAGGGGTTCGGAAATGCCGGTGGATTCTATAAGCAGATAATCAAAGCGGCCTTCCCGGGCCAGTTTGGCGACTTCTTCCAGCAAGTCTTCGCGTAACGTACAGCAGATACAACCGTTGCTCATCTCCACGAGCTTTTCTTCTGCGCGGTTCAGGTCGACATCACGCTGGACTTCGCTGCCATCGATATTGATTTCGCTCATATCGTTGACTATGACAGCCACGCGCAGATCCTCTCTGTTACGTAGTACGTAATTCAAAAGTGTACTTTTTCCGGCGCCGAGAAAGCCGGACAAAACGGTCACGGGAAGCGGATTAGACATTGGATAAACCTCATCAGGCGGCTGCTGCAACACTGGAAATGCTCTTGGCGGCGTGCGTTCTTCGGCTTTAGCGAGTGACGCGGGCATAGGTAAGGCAAACCCGTGGAAAGCCGAAGTGATTTTAATGTTATAGTATAACAATAACAGCAATCCACATTCTTCTTGCCGAGAATGGCAAAGGACTGGAAGCTGCTAGCTCTTCCCCGTCGGGTCGCCTCATGAAAACTGCGCTGAAATGCTCACTCTTTGGTCTCGCCCTGCTGACCCTCGATGCATGGGGACAAGTTCCGGGACTCGCTACCTGCACGCGCAGCGCCAACCTGCTGGCGTGCGTCGATGCCAATGGCAATGCCTATAGCGTCAACACCGCCGGCAAGACGATTTACCTACGGGGTTTCGAGAAGATCGGCCAACGATATTGGGCGCAAACCAACAGCATTTACGGGCAGTTGACGTTCTTCACGGGGGTTGCTTCCGACGGCGAGGCCTGGGTCGGTTACAACCGCCGGGTGGGCTGGACAACAATCAACCGCTTTTCCAGCTCCGGCGGAAGTACCGGAAGCTTCACCTGCAACCGACTCACGGGCTGCTAGACACGCACTTGTTGCTGCTCCTGCTGCCAAGCGATGTAGCTGTCAGCTGGCGGGTTTTTCTGGAAATAGCGCTGCAATCCTTCGAAAAGACCGTCAGCAACCGCTTGCTGATGGCGCGCCGTGACCAGTCGCTGGCTGTCCCGCGCGTTGGAGATAAACCCGGTTTCCACCAGAATCGATGGCACATCGGGCGACTTCAACACCGCAAATCCCGCTTGTTCCACACGTTTTTGATGCAGGGTGGTGATACCCGCCAGGCTACCCAGTACCGTGCTGCCTAATTGCAAACTGGCGGCGATCGTGGCGTTCATCGACATATCGAGGATGACTCCGGCGAGCATCGGATCCTTGTCCTTGAGATTCAGCAGGCTGGTTGCACCGAGCAGATCCGCACCATTTTCCCGTTGAGCCATGAAGCGCGCAGTGGCTGAAGTCGCGCCACCTTCAGACAAGCAATACACAGACGCCCCCGAAGCCGTGAGGCGCGGCGCGGCATCCGCGTGCACAGAAATGAACATGTCGGCCTTGTGCTGGCGGGCAATATCAACCCGCTTGCGCAGCGGCACGAAGAAATCGTCATTGCGCACAAGCTTCACATCGAAGCCCTTCTCCCGCTTCAAGCGACGCGCGAGCAACTGGGAAATCGAAAGCACAACGTCCTTCTCACGCTCGCCTTTTGCACCGACTGCACCGGGATCTTTGCCGCCATGGCCAGGGTCGACCACGACAATAATGTCTCGTTTTGGATGATTGGTTTTTCCCGGTGTTTCACGTGGAACGCTCGGTGCTGCGACTTTTGAAGCGCTCAAAAGATCCAGAACCAGGCGATGCCCCTGACCATCCTGAGGCGCCAGCAGGAAGGTATTGAGCTGAACCGGACCACTCAAATCCAGAACGATTCGGGTATCGCCCTTACCAAAATGCCCCGATCGGATGCTGCGAATAACCGTTTCGCTGAGCGCCAATTGACTGAAATCACCACTCAAGCTGGCCCCACTCAGATCAATGATCAGGCGATCCGGCGCACTCAGCGTGAACGTTTTGTAGCTGACCGGCCCGCTCAAATCAAAGACCAGCCGAAGCTTGTCATCCGAACGCCAGAGGCGTGCATTGCGAATTTGTGTGGCGCTGACACTGAATGGAAAAGCCAACGCAGCGCTGGCCAACATCAGGTTAAGCAAATGGCGTCTGTGCATATGAAAGCCCGTTCATGAAAAAGGCATCGTGATTTGAATTGTTATAATGTAACATCAAATTCAATCAACACGATGGTACTGAACATGAATGCGCTGACGCTGCCGGATATCGCCGCGCAAGCCGCCCGACAGGCCTTGCCGCTTGATTGGGTGGGAATGCGTGGCATCGCTCTACCTGTCTTTATCGAAGGCCAACGCCTGGCAGCAAAAGCCGATGCAGGTGTCAGCCTCGATGACGGCGAAGCCCGTGGCATTCACATGTCACGGTTGTATTTGGCGCTGGAAAGGCTGGAACAAAAAAACCTCACCCCCGCACTTCTGCACCAGGTTTTGCAGCGTTTTCTCGACAGCCATGAAGGCCTGGCCAACAGCGCCTATTTGGATATCCATACCGATTTGCTGCTCAGAAGGCCCGCATTGGTCAGCCCATTGGCAGGATGGAAAACCTATCCGGTGACTATTGCAGCCACTCTGAAAAACACAGTGTTCCACGTGGAACTGAAAATCGAAGTGGCCTATTCCTCGACATGCCCCTGCTCAGCCGCTCTGGCGAGGCAATTGATCCAGCAGCAATTCGTCGACGATTTCGCCAACAAGCCGTTGCAACATGCCGAAGTCCTGGCCTGGCTGGGCTCGACTCAGGGGATCGTCGCAACCCCACACAGCCAACGCAGCACCGCACAACTGCATCTGCACCTGGATGAATTTGTTGATGGTTTACCACTGACCTCGGCAATCAACGACGCCGAAGCGGCCCTGGGCACCGCGGTGCAAACTGCCGTGAAACGCGCCGACGAACAAGCCTTCGCCCTCGCCAACGGCCAGAACCTGATGTTCTGCGAAGACGCCGCTCGCCGCCTGAATCTGGCGTTGCGTCGTTCACCCGGCATCCGCGAGTTCCACCTGCGCGTGATACATGCCGAAAGCCTCCACGCCCACAATGCAGTCGCTGAAAGTCACTGGCGACGGGAGACCGCATGATCCGCCTGCAGTCTCTGAGTTGGGGTGCCCCCGGCCAACCGCTCACGCCGCCGCTGAGCCTTCAACTGGAGAGCGGCAGCATGACCGCCATCATCGGCGTCAACGGCAGCGGTAAAAGCAGCCTGCTAAAAGTCATCGCCGGACTCCAAAGGCCTTTGGCCGGCGCCGTCGCATTGGGTGTTCCTCGCCAAAGCGGTTTGTCTTTCCTCCCCCAACAGCAGCACCTGGATCGACAGTTCCCGATCAGCCTTCAGGAACTGGTTGCCGCCGGTTTCTGGGGACGTCGACTGTCAACGCAATTACGGGCGCAACGCCTCACCCAGGCACTTGAAGATTGGCACTTGAGCGGCCTTGAACAGCGCCCGTTGATGGCACTCTCCGGCGGTGAACTGCAACGTGCCCTGCTCGCTCGCTTGAGCCTGACCGACACGCCGGTGCTCCTGCTCGACGAGCCCCATGCTGCACTGGATGAGTTCGGTCAGGCATTGCTCTGGCAACACCTCCACACCTGGCATGCGCAAGGCCGGACGCTGGTCATGGTGGGCCACGACCTCGCCGCTGTCCGCCAACACATTCCACAAACCCTGCTGATCAAAAACAGCGGCTGCGTGTTCGGCCCCAGTGTCGAACTGATTCAGCAAACACCCAACGTGCAGGTCGCCTGATGCTCAGCGCCACTCATTTCTGGCAACCATTTCTCGAGTTCGTGTTCATGCGCCGGGCACTGCTCGGCGGTTTGCTGCTGGCGTGCAGCACCGCTCCATTAGGCGTGTTCCTGATCCTGCGGCGCATGAGCCTGATCGGCGACGCCGTCGCCCACGGCATCCTTCCCGGTGCGGCGCTGGGCTTCTGGTTTGCCGGCCTGAGTCTACCCGCGCTGACCCTGGGTGGCCTCGGCGCCGGTCTGAGCATGGCCGGACTCGCCGCATGGATCACTCGTCGTACCGGCCTGCGCGAAGACGCCAGCCTCGCGGCGATCTACCCGATCTCTCTGGCCAGCGGCGTGCTGATTCTGGGCATCGCCGGCAAACGGCTCGACCTGCTGCACTTGCTGTTCGGTTCGGCACTGGCGGTCGACGGTCCCACCCTGAACGGAATGTTGGGCGTTTCGCTGCTGAGCCTGATTGCCATGGCGCTGATCTACCGCCCGCTACTGCTCGACACCCTCGATCCGCTGTTTCTGCGCACCGTCAGCCGACTCGGTCCGATCGCCCACGGCGTGTTCCTGACGCTGGTGGTGCTCAACCTGGTCATCGGCTTCCAGGCCATCGGCGCGCTGATGGTGGTCGGACTGATGATGCTGCCCGCCGCCGCTTCACGCTTCTGGAGCCGGCGTCTGCCAATCCTGATCGCCATCGCCGCAGCCATCGGTTGCCTGTCGGTGTGGCTCGGCCTGTTGCTGTCGTTCTACTACTCGCTGCCCAGCGGTCCAGCCATCGTGCTGGTCGCAGGCATCGGTTACCTGTTGTCCGTGGTACTCGGGCCGGTTCACGGCCTGCTGCGCCGCCCGCCCTTGCTCACATCCCAATGAGGTGTTTCCCGATGCGCGCTCTACTTGTGTTGTTCAGCCTGATGCTGTCGATGTCATTGTCGGCGGCGGAAAAACTGCCGGTGGTCACCAGTTTCAGCATCCTTGCCGACATGATGCATCAGGTCGGCGGCGAGCATATCCAGATCACCAACATGGTCGGGCCAGACGCCGATGCCCACACCTACGAACCGACGCCGGACGATGCCAAGGCACTTCTGAAAGCGAAACTGATCGTCAAGAACGGACTGGGTTTCGAGCCATGGCTGGACCGACTGGTGACCAGCACCGACACCAAAGCCACAGTCATCAGCGCCAGCCATGGAGTGATTCCCCGCTCGCTGGATGAGGACGGCGAAACCGTTCCCGACCCTCACGCCTGGCACAACCTGGCCAACACCGAGTTGTATGTCGCCAACATCACCAAGGCACTGATCGCCGCCGACCCGGCGAACAAGGCCGACTACCAACGCAACAGCAAGGCCTACCTGCAACAGATCCATGCCCTCCTCGCCGAAGCCAAGGCCAAGCTCGGTTCACTGCCGCCGGGCAATCGCAAGATCGTCACCAGCCACGATGCCTTCGGTTATCTGGGGCAAGCCTACGGAATCGACTTCATGGCACCGCAAGGCCTGTCCACCGAGCGTGAACCTTCTGCCGCCGAGGTCGCCGCGCTGATCACCCAGATCCGTCAGGCCAAGGTCAAAGCTGTGTTCATGGAAAACATCAAGGACGCGCGCCTGCTCAAACAGATTGCCGACGAAAGCGGCGCGCACATCGGTGGCACGCTGTACTCCGACGCCCTCGCCGCTTCGGGTCCGGCCAGCACGTTCACCGGCCTGTTCGAATACAACCTCAACACTCTTTACGACGCCCTGAGCCAACCATGATCCGCAAAAACCCTTCCGGCGATCTGCCGCAAATTGCCGAGTCTGCCTACGTCGATAAAACCGCAATCATCTGCGGCAAAGTGGTGATCGGCGAAAACGTATTCGTCGGCCCCTACGCGGTCATTCGTGCTGATGAAGTGGACGCCTCGGGCGAGATGGAGCCGATCACCATCGGCGCCAACTCGAACATTCAGGATGGTGTGGTGATTCACTCCAAGTCCGGCGCGGCGGTGACCATCGGCGAGTTCAGCTCCATCGCCCACCGCTCGATCGTGCATGGCCCGTGCAAGGTCGGCGACCGAGTGTTCATCGGCTTCAACAGCGTGCTGTTCAATTGTGTGGTGGGCAATGGTTGCGTGGTGCGACACAACTCGGTGGTCGATGGCCGGGATCTGCCGGATGCGTTCTACGTGCCCTCCACCACCCGCATCGGCCCGGGCACCGACCTCTCGCAATACCCACCGGTGAGCGTCAGCGCTTCGGAGTTTTCCGAAGACGTGGCACGCACCAACGTCGATCTGGTGCGCGGCTACAAGGCCCTGCAGAACGAGTTCTGAACCATGAACAGTGTGCTGATTCGCAATGCACGCCTGGTTGATGACGGGCATGAGTTCTACGCCGATCTGCTGGTCAGCCACGGTCGCATCGTCAAGATCGGCCGCAGCATCTTCGGAGAAAACGCCACACTGGAAATCGACGCCAACGGCCAATGGCTGCTGCCTGGAATGATCGACGACCAGGTACATTTCCGTGAGCCGGGCTCGCCAGCAAAAGGCAGCATCTACACAGAATCCCGCGCAGCCGTGGCCGGTGGCATCACCAGTTTCATGGACATGCCCAACACCAACCCGGCCACCCTCACCCTCGAAGCGCTGGCCGACAAAAAACGTCGGGCAGCGATCAACTCGGTGGCCAACTACGGCTTTCACTTCGGCGTCAGTCACGACAACCTGGACACTGTCGCGGCGCTCAATCCAAGTGAAGTGGCCGGGGTCAAAGTGTTCATGGGGGCGTCGACCGGCAACCTGCTGGTTGATGACCCCAAAACACTGGAGCGATTGTTCGCCGAGGTGCCGACGATCCTGCTGGCCCATTGCGAACACACGCCGAGCATCGAGGCCAACACCGTCAGATTGCGCGAGCAGTTCGGTGAACATCTCCCTCCCGACGCCCATGCGCTGATCCGTAATGCCGAGGCTTGCTATCGCTCTTCTTCACTGGCGGTGGAACTCGCCAAACGCCATGGGACTCGCCTGCACGTGCTGCACCTGACCACCGCCCGGGAGCTGGAGCTGTTCGAAAACAAACCTCTGGCACACAAACGCATCACGGCGGAAGTCTGCCTGCATCACCTGCTGTTCGATGACCGCGACTACCCGGACCTCGGCAACCAGATCAAATGCAACCCGGCGATCAAAAGCCAGGCTGATCGCGATGCCCTGCGTCTGGCCTTGTCGAGCAATCGACTGGACGTGATCGGCAGCGATCACGCCCCGCATACCTGGGCGGAGAAACAGCTGTCATATGCCCAGGCACCGTCTGGTCTGCCACTGGTGCAACAGGCGTTGCCGGCGTTGTTGGAGCTGGTGGCAGATGGCGTGCTGCCGATCACCACGCTGGTGGCGAAGACCAGTCACCGGGTGGCGGATCTGTTTGCCATTCCGGATCGCGGTTATTTGAGGGAGGGTTATTGGGCGGATCTGGTATTGATTCAGCCGGAGCCCGAGGGTGTCGCGGTATCACGACAACCGATTCTGTCGCAGTGCGGGTGGACGCCATTTGCCCGTCGCAGCTTTCGCCACCGGGTGAGTACGACGCTGGTGTCGGGACAGGTTGCGTGGCACGACAACCGGCTGCATGACGGATGCCAGGGATTGCCGCTGCGATTCATGCGCTAAAAAAAGCCCCCACAATATTGTGGGGGCGGTTCGATGTTCAGGCTCTTGGTTTGACGGTGCCGCAGTCCTGACCCAGCCACACGGCACGGGTTTCCAGACTGCCCTTCTGGTTGATCCCGATGGCATTGAACGTGCCGTTGGCAATGGTGGTGAACTCACGGTCGCTGACGAACGTAGCCACACCGTTGCCAGACGCTCGCGGGCAACTGAAACGGAATTTCCACTGGTTACCGTTGCGCTCGGTGATCTGCTGTTTGCACCCCGACTGCGGGTCAGCCAAGGGAATATCATTGGTCGCCACTTGCTGCGGCGTCAGGCAGGCACGAATACCCTTGCCACCGATGTTGATGCCTTGCTTCTCCAGCTGCGCCCGTTGTTGCGGGGTGATCTGGCCCTGAATCTGGCCGAGGATCGATTGCACGTCCATGGCCTGATCATCGACCTTCACATTGCTCGATGTCATTTCCCACAACCCCGGCTGCAGCATTTGCGCCTGAGCCACCAACGGCAAGGCCAACCCCAGACCCAGCGCCAAACCCAGCAGACGAACGTTCATTGCAAAACTCCTGATCAGTAGTGGCCGTTAGACGCCGGCCGCTTGTTTCGGTTCATGGCCTGCTTTCATGGCTAAAAAGAAAATAGCGACAACCGCAAAGGAACATGGTCTGTTAAGCATTGAATCTTCAGGAGCAAGGTTGCCCCATGGATTATTTTGGACCGCATATCTTCGGTTATCTGATCGCGCTGATACATAGCCTGGGCACAATTGCCGCCATCCATGCGGTGCTGACCGTCCGCACGGCGCAAGGCGCGATCGCCTGGGCGCTGTCGCTGATCTTCATTCCCTATCTCACCCTCATCCCCTATCTGGTGTTCGGTCGAAGCACCTTCGACGGTTATATCAAGGCCCGACGTCAGGCCAACGAACAAATGCGCCAGGCCGTTTCCGAACTGAACTGGCGGCCCTGGGTAGAAGAAGCCCTGACCGCTCGCGCCTCCAATGCCTACGACTCATTGCGGGCGATGCCGAAGCTCGGCCGCATGCCGTGTCTGGCCAACAATGAAGTGCAATTGCTGATCAACGGCACCGCCACCTTCGAAGCGATTTTCCACGCAATCAGCCAGGCACGGGAAGCTGTGCTGATTCAGTTTTTCATCATTCACGACGATCGCCTCGGCCAGCGCCTGCACGAACTGCTGCTGAAGAAAGCCGCCGAAGGAGTCGCGATTCATCTGCTGTACGACCGCATTGGCAGCCATGCCCTGCCCCACAGCTACGTGCAGGCACTTCGCGATGGCGGGGTCGAGGTGAAGGCATTCGCCACCCGCAGCGGCTGGCTCAATCGCTTCCAGGTGAATTTTCGCAACCATCGCAAGATTGTCGTGGTCGACGGAATGATCGGCTTCGTTGGCGGGCACAACGTCGGCGACGAATACATGGGCGAAAAACCACCTCTGGCGCCATGGCGCGACACCCACGTTCAGGTGCGCGGGCCGGTGGTCGCCTGCATGCAGGAGTCATTTGCCGAAGACTGGTTCTGGGCTGCCCGTACACTGCCCCCGCTGATCCTGCCGGAGGTGTACCCGGAAGACGGCGTGCTCTGCCAGTTGCTCGCCAGCGGCCCGGCGGATGCCTACGAAACCTGCTCACTGTTTTTCGTCGAAGCCATCCATGCCGCGACTGAACGCGTGTGGATTACCAGCCCTTACTTCATCCCCGACGAAGCCGTTTTCGCTGCGCTGCGCCTCGCCGTCCTGCGCGGTGTCGATGTGCGGTTGCTGCTGCCGTCGCGTCCTGATCACCGCATCGTCTACGCCGCATCGAGCCTTTATGCGTTCGAAGCGGTGCGCGCCGGGGTGCGGGTGTTCCGCTACGAACCGGGTTTCCTGCATCAGAAAGTGGTGTTGGTCGACAACGAAATCAGCGCCATCGGCAGCGCCAATCTGGACAACCGTTCTTTCCGGTTGAATTTCGAGGTGATGTTGCTGACGGTCGACAGCGAATTTGCCGGCCACGTGGAACAGATGCTCAACGAAGACTTCGCCCAAGCCTGTGAAATCGCCAAGGAAGAAGGCCG includes the following:
- a CDS encoding DUF3617 domain-containing protein, with the translated sequence MNVRLLGLALGLGLALPLVAQAQMLQPGLWEMTSSNVKVDDQAMDVQSILGQIQGQITPQQRAQLEKQGINIGGKGIRACLTPQQVATNDIPLADPQSGCKQQITERNGNQWKFRFSCPRASGNGVATFVSDREFTTIANGTFNAIGINQKGSLETRAVWLGQDCGTVKPRA
- the cls gene encoding cardiolipin synthase; this encodes MDYFGPHIFGYLIALIHSLGTIAAIHAVLTVRTAQGAIAWALSLIFIPYLTLIPYLVFGRSTFDGYIKARRQANEQMRQAVSELNWRPWVEEALTARASNAYDSLRAMPKLGRMPCLANNEVQLLINGTATFEAIFHAISQAREAVLIQFFIIHDDRLGQRLHELLLKKAAEGVAIHLLYDRIGSHALPHSYVQALRDGGVEVKAFATRSGWLNRFQVNFRNHRKIVVVDGMIGFVGGHNVGDEYMGEKPPLAPWRDTHVQVRGPVVACMQESFAEDWFWAARTLPPLILPEVYPEDGVLCQLLASGPADAYETCSLFFVEAIHAATERVWITSPYFIPDEAVFAALRLAVLRGVDVRLLLPSRPDHRIVYAASSLYAFEAVRAGVRVFRYEPGFLHQKVVLVDNEISAIGSANLDNRSFRLNFEVMLLTVDSEFAGHVEQMLNEDFAQACEIAKEEGREIHRLQQLGMRIARLISPIL
- a CDS encoding dihydroorotase → MNSVLIRNARLVDDGHEFYADLLVSHGRIVKIGRSIFGENATLEIDANGQWLLPGMIDDQVHFREPGSPAKGSIYTESRAAVAGGITSFMDMPNTNPATLTLEALADKKRRAAINSVANYGFHFGVSHDNLDTVAALNPSEVAGVKVFMGASTGNLLVDDPKTLERLFAEVPTILLAHCEHTPSIEANTVRLREQFGEHLPPDAHALIRNAEACYRSSSLAVELAKRHGTRLHVLHLTTARELELFENKPLAHKRITAEVCLHHLLFDDRDYPDLGNQIKCNPAIKSQADRDALRLALSSNRLDVIGSDHAPHTWAEKQLSYAQAPSGLPLVQQALPALLELVADGVLPITTLVAKTSHRVADLFAIPDRGYLREGYWADLVLIQPEPEGVAVSRQPILSQCGWTPFARRSFRHRVSTTLVSGQVAWHDNRLHDGCQGLPLRFMR